TGGGGCTGAAGGTGGGCGATGAAGCCTACGCCGTGGTCAAAGCTTCCGACGTGATGGTGGCTGTGGATTAGGCTACTGCTTTTGGGCCACGATGTGGAAGATGTGCCAGTGCTTGTCTTCCCCCAGGGCAGTTTTGCCAGGGTGATTTTCTTCCTCTAGCCATTCGACAGTGAAAGGTTCTAGCAGTTGATTGATCTCGATGCGACTGTGGTGGGTGAGGTCAGCATAGGCCGCCCAGGAATCCTGGTCGCCAAAGAGTTGTCCGCAGAAGCGCCCCCCGGGAGATAGAGCCACCACAATTTCCTCCCACAGGTAGGCAAAGTGCTGGGGCAGGCAGAAGGGCAGGCAAAAGCTGGCGTTGATCAGGCTCACCGCTGGGGGAAGGGTGAGGTTCTCGAAGCGCTGGACACGGGTCTCTAGGTAGGTGCGATCGCAGTCATCCCGCTGCCGCAGGCGGGCGATCGCCTCTGGATCACCATCGATAGCCAGCACTCGCCAGCCCCGGCGCAGCAGTTCCACGGTGTCGCGCCCGTTGCCGCAGCCCAAGTCCACCGCAAACCGAGGCAGGGGGTTGGGGTCTCGGGCAATGGAATCCAGCGCTCGGGTCAGGGTCGTCCGGGGAGGCCGCCCTTCCACTGCTTGATAGTATTGCTGCCAGCGGGTTTCAAAGTTCATTGCTGCCTCCGCGGCTGAGGACAGATCGCCCATCGGCCAACGCTTTAAAAAGTCACACATGGGGGTTGGGCTGGCTAGCCCCTCCGAAGTGCAAGGATTCGAGGACAGGTTTCGAGATCGGGGGTCGGGGTGGCAACGGTAAGGCCGATCCAGCGATCGATCGCCTCGGAGTCGAAGCCAGCGCGGCGATCGCCCTCCACCTCCAGCAGCGGGCGGCGGATCATCAATGGGTTCAGCACCATCAGTTCTAGGGCAGTGTCAGCATCAAGTTGGGCAGGCACGACCACCCCAGCGGCGATGGCCGGAGCGCTAGCGTTGAACCACTGGGGCACAGGCAGCCCAGCAAAGAAGGGGCGCAGGCGATCGCAAGTCCACGGCTCGGTCAGCAGGTTGCGGGCGATCACCCGATGCCCTGCGGCTTCCAACAAACGCTTTTGGCGGGCGTTGTTGAAGCAGCCGGGTTTTTCGTAGAAGATGACTGTGGCCATGGGGAACCTCTTGGATCGGTGGGGCTGGGTCGAGGCTTGCGGATGGGCTGAGAGAGATGGGGTTAGCGGGCGATCGCCGGAAAGTCTGCCTTCAAAATCTCCAGCCAGTTGGCAATGCGCTGGTCAGTTTTCTCGCTTTCATTTACCTCATCCAGGGGCAGGCCCACAAACTTGCCGTCGCGGATAGCAGTGGACTTTTCAAAGGTGTAGTCTTCCGCAGAAACCGCCCCGACGATAGTGGCTCCCAGTGCCTTGAACTGGTCGTATAGAATGCCCAAAGCCCCAACAAAATGCTTGCTGTGACCTTCACAATCGCCGGGGCCAAACAGGGCAATGGTCTTCCCCGAAAAGTCGGGCTTGTCCATCTCCATGTCGAATATAGGTTCGCGCCAGTCGTTCTGCAATTCGCCCGCCCCCCAAGTGGAGCAGCCGAGGATCAGGTAGTCATACTGGAGCAGGTCATCTACGCTATCGTAGTCGGTCTCCATGCTGTAAAGGTCGCAGTGGTCTTCACCGATCGCATCTCGAATTTTTTCAGCAATTTCTTCGGTAACGCCAGAAGTGCTGCCGTAGAAAAGTCCAATGTCTGCCACGGGTTTACTCCTTGAAAACAGGTAGAAGGTAAAGAGAATAGGTTGGGTACTAAGTAGATAGACCAGATTAAAAAACAGATCCTGAACCCTGCGCCGCCCGCTGCGCGAGCGGCGCAGGGTCTCTGGGTTTTATATTTATTAATGTCCACCTACTTATCTGCTTTGTAGAGCCACTATCTTTCTAAATTTTGGCGGCTGTTTCTTTCCTCCAAATCAGATTGGGGGCCTACTAGTCGCACGTAGATCGCGCTCACCAGCAAAGGCGGTAAGGTAAGATGTCCGTCTTCGGTGCGAATCATGAAGTTGGGGTGTCGCTGGGTAACGGCAATGGTTTTTCCCTGAGTTAAACCAAGAGATTGCAGGTGAGAAAGAATTTGGGAATCGGTCTCGGTAAAGCGAGCAATCGTGCCGCGATCGCCCACATTGAGAACCTGTAATGCTGCTCCTGCAACTGTAAATCGATTAAACATGACGCAACTCCAGCGAAAGGATTGGGTCAACCATAGGCTGCATCCATATAGCAATGCCCCCCTCAATCGTCAAATTAAATACGCCTCCATATGGGTCTTAATCGTGCAGTCTGATCGCGGATACGATGAGCAAAGTACGATGAAGCCCTTGGCAATCTGCTCGTCGTCTAGAAAAGACTGCTCCTCCTGATTAACCTCGCCTTCGACCAATTTGCCAACGCAGCTAGAGCAAGCGCCCGACCGACAGGAGAAGGGTAGGTCAATGTCGTTCTCTTCTGCCGCGTCAATGATGTAAGTGTTCTCATCCACCGGAATGGTGACATCAATATTGCGCTTCTTGTTGATTAGACGAACTTGATATGTTTTCGTCATGGTAGGACTCCTTTGAGGGGCAGTTTGTGGATGTTGAATTTTGAGTGCTGAGTCAAATTCCTGCATTCAAGCCTAAAAACGCAGCCCAAAAACTCAATGCTCAAAACCTTTAACTACAGGGCACTCCAGTAGGGCTGCAATCGCCCGCCGCCTGGAACGATTTGCCGCAGCCGCAGGTGGCAGTGGCGTTGGGATTGGTGAACTTAAACCCACTCTCTAGCAGGCTATCGATGTAGTCCACCACAATGCCGTCCAGCAGGGGCCAGCTAGTGGGGTCCACAAAAACCTTCAAACTGCCCGATTCCACAACCCGATCGTCGGGCTTGGGAGCGTTGGCAATTTTAATATCGTACTCATAACCATTGCA
The Thermoleptolyngbya sichuanensis A183 DNA segment above includes these coding regions:
- a CDS encoding class I SAM-dependent methyltransferase: MNFETRWQQYYQAVEGRPPRTTLTRALDSIARDPNPLPRFAVDLGCGNGRDTVELLRRGWRVLAIDGDPEAIARLRQRDDCDRTYLETRVQRFENLTLPPAVSLINASFCLPFCLPQHFAYLWEEIVVALSPGGRFCGQLFGDQDSWAAYADLTHHSRIEINQLLEPFTVEWLEEENHPGKTALGEDKHWHIFHIVAQKQ
- a CDS encoding HesB/IscA family protein, which encodes MTITITELAELRLRTFLRGTPDYTPERGVRLAVKDGGCNGYEYDIKIANAPKPDDRVVESGSLKVFVDPTSWPLLDGIVVDYIDSLLESGFKFTNPNATATCGCGKSFQAAGDCSPTGVPCS
- a CDS encoding FeoA family protein, with protein sequence MFNRFTVAGAALQVLNVGDRGTIARFTETDSQILSHLQSLGLTQGKTIAVTQRHPNFMIRTEDGHLTLPPLLVSAIYVRLVGPQSDLEERNSRQNLER
- a CDS encoding 2Fe-2S iron-sulfur cluster-binding protein, yielding MTKTYQVRLINKKRNIDVTIPVDENTYIIDAAEENDIDLPFSCRSGACSSCVGKLVEGEVNQEEQSFLDDEQIAKGFIVLCSSYPRSDCTIKTHMEAYLI
- a CDS encoding flavodoxin; the protein is MADIGLFYGSTSGVTEEIAEKIRDAIGEDHCDLYSMETDYDSVDDLLQYDYLILGCSTWGAGELQNDWREPIFDMEMDKPDFSGKTIALFGPGDCEGHSKHFVGALGILYDQFKALGATIVGAVSAEDYTFEKSTAIRDGKFVGLPLDEVNESEKTDQRIANWLEILKADFPAIAR
- a CDS encoding ArsC/Spx/MgsR family protein, giving the protein MATVIFYEKPGCFNNARQKRLLEAAGHRVIARNLLTEPWTCDRLRPFFAGLPVPQWFNASAPAIAAGVVVPAQLDADTALELMVLNPLMIRRPLLEVEGDRRAGFDSEAIDRWIGLTVATPTPDLETCPRILALRRG